The Schistocerca cancellata isolate TAMUIC-IGC-003103 chromosome 4, iqSchCanc2.1, whole genome shotgun sequence genome contains a region encoding:
- the LOC126184328 gene encoding uncharacterized protein LOC126184328: protein MSSSEQEEGGKRRLAPEHEQDGEQRHAKKRRKQTTPLRWDAASATPSTSEDEADAAVALPPPLDLCAPAPVASAPSVPPTPSAPAVPVAPAWPDVSAFFPFAFAAGPPLLPAAAPVRIFNPDAYCEQCNKEFCNKYFLKTHKANKHGIYTDGAPPAAKAAPPPPPPPPPPPPPPPAQSQQQQMPPPHLTPGQASVAHVHLGVAAKSPEARVPCDVCHKRFSNKYFLRRHKAKVHGIADDAGDAAAAKKPGDADAASATDLSLPAPAAQDLLELLAEQPAEEPREQPDTAAAGHQPPLSVDNLRKLGVINAEAFCEICCKEYCNKYFLRTHKLKRHGIVVVDSEPSKDGSGSAAAPGAWGGPQASPLNLIVNEQSDSHSEQTDGAEAECDVCGRRFQSCYLMTVHRAYMHSDAEKRETPAELKSEQQDGEDASNRQSTPLTTVPADSGGVPADADGDRAFSDNKDNISEDLQKLQTMILQLNTLDVDSVKTCHICYKESENVYSHRAHMITEHGVLSGDKERDSAGSAEGSPLPAPATFCHPCKKDFFTTFLLKQHDDECHSTPAAPSPPIAAPAQSVVKEETDSRESPAKDAVQVAQQPQTSAPEKRVSLTPTSSYCEICNKELCNKYFMKTHMQRMHGIEIENGAQIGGVVCDICNKELCSKYFLRVHKQNTHGIVEDSASTAAASSTAASAASLPTYAPDGDHALKPSDLKDFSHRYFSHFTEACPVCSRRFRSTKWLRAHLVNDHGDAGAEKWKELESRYRAKQTKASEQPTLQQQQQRPPALKIPTSWASQTAEPVASHVLSNLFAGSDSPEYHCSYCPFSTPVLALLFVHERTHVAGPTVQPDPEPGKAPQHCPICLQELQGEPLHTHLLSHQLGGLVNPFAPAAFPAPRPFPPLQPDGDAADAEAKTKFRCPQCSRGFKTRELYLAHVQKKHGAAAGDGADGKLRCAQCDFRADSAVALKRHVRRSHREPEAGAGAGAGGPGARVPASYAVPAPPQGPEGAPFIMQPFLLEEPLHSVRVHAAKFVPSVVFLPVKERLSEPLTVSFTLTPA from the coding sequence ATGTCTTCGAGCGAGCAGGAAGAGGGCGGCAAGCGGCGGCTGGCGCCGGAGCACGAGCAGGACGGCGAGCAGCGCCACGCCAAGAAGCGCCGCAAGCAGACGACGCCGCTGCGATGGGACGCCGCCTCGGCGACACCGTCGACCAGCGAGGACGAGGCCGACGCCGCCGTGGCGCTGCCACCCCCGCTAGACCTGTGCGCGCCCGCCCCCGTCGCCTCCGCGCCGTctgtgccccccaccccctccgcccCCGCCGTCCCTGTGGCCCCCGCCTGGCCGGACGTGTCCGCCTTCTTCCCGTTCGCTTTCGCGGCGGGCCCACCTTTGCTGCCCGCGGCCGCGCCCGTGCGCATCTTCAACCCCGACGCGTACTGCGAGCAGTGCAACAAGGAGTTCTGCAACAAGTACTTCCTCAAGACGCACAAAGCGAACAAGCACGGCATCTACACGGACGGAGCTCCTCCCGCGGCCAAGGCGgcgcccccgccacccccgccgccaCCACCCCCGCCACCGCCGCCTCCGGCGCAGTCTCAGCAACAGCAGATGCCGCCTCCGCACCTGACGCCGGGGCAGGCGTCAGTAGCACACGTGCACCTGGGCGTGGCCGCCAAGTCCCCGGAAGCGCGGGTGCCGTGCGACGTGTGCCACAAGCGCTTCAGCAACAAGTACTTCCTGCGCCGGCACAAGGCCAAGGTGCACGGCATCGCGGACGACGCGGGAGACGCGGCCGCAGCCAAGAAGCCGGGAGACGCGGACGCGGCGTCCGCCACCGACCTGTCGCTGCCCGCGCCCGCCGCGCAGGACCTGCTGGAGCTGCTGGCCGAGCAGCCGGCGGAGGAGCCGCGCGAGCAGCCCGACACGGCCGCAGCCGGGCACCAGCCGCCGCTCTCCGTCGACAACCTGCGCAAGCTGGGCGTCATCAACGCCGAGGCCTTCTGCGAGATCTGCTGCAAAGAGTACTGCAACAAGTATTTCTTGCGGACGCACAAGCTCAAGCGGCACGGCATCGTCGTCGTGGATTCCGAACCGTCCAAAGACGGTAGCGGATCGGCAGCCGCGCCGGGTGCGTGGGGCGGCCCTCAGGCCTCGCCACTCAACCTGATCGTCAACGAGCAAAGCGACTCGCACTCGGAACAGACCGACGGCGCAGAGGCAGAGTGCGACGTCTGCGGCCGGCGATTCCAGAGTTGCTATCTCATGACAGTGCACAGAGCCTACATGCACTCGGACGCCGAGAAGCGCGAAACACCAGCGGAGTTGAAATCCGAACAGCAGGACGGCGAAGACGCCAGTAACCGGCAGagcacacctctcaccaccgtaCCCGCCGACAGCGGCGGTGTGCCGGCCGACGCCGACGGGGACCGCGCGTTCTCCGACAACAAGGACAACATAAGCGAAGACTTGCAGAAGCTCCAGACTATGATCCTACAGCTCAACACCCTCGACGTCGACTCAGTCAAGACTTGCCATATCTGTTACAAGGAGTCGGAGAACGTGTATTCGCACAGGGCTCACATGATAACGGAGCACGGCGTACTTTCCGGAGACAAGGAGCGGGACAGTGCCGGCAGTGCGGAGGGATCGCCACTGCCGGCACCCGCCACCTTTTGCCATCCCTGCAAGAAGGACTTCTTTACGACTTTCCTACTCAAGCAGCACGACGACGAGTGCCACTCGACACCGGCAGCGCCGTCGCCGCCGATCGCCGCGCCGGCCCAGAGTGTCGTCAAGGAAGAAACCGATTCGCGAGAGTCTCCGGCCAAGGACGCCGTCCAGGTGGCACAGCAGCCGCAGACGTCGGCACCGGAGAAGAGGGTCTCTCTCACACCCACTAGCAGCTACTGCGAGATCTGCAACAAGGAGCTGTGCAATAAGTACTTTATGAAAACGCACATGCAACGTATGCACGGCATCGAGATCGAGAACGGCGCTCAGATCGGTGGCGTcgtctgcgacatctgcaacaaggaGCTGTGCAGCAAGTACTTCCTGCGCGTGCACAAGCAGAACACTCACGGGATCGTGGAGGACAGCGCCTCGACGGCGGCGGCCTCGTcgacggcggcgtcggcggcgtcgcTGCCGACGTACGCGCCCGACGGCGACCACGCGCTCAAGCCGAGCGACCTGAAGGACTTCAGCCACCGGTACTTCAGCCACTTCACGGAGGCGTGTCCCGTCTGCAGCCGGCGCTTCAGGAGCACCAAGTGGCTGCGCGCACACCTCGTAAACGACCACGGCGACGCGGGTGCCGAGAAGTGGAAGGAGCTGGAGTCGCGCTACCGGGCTAAGCAGACCAAAGCGTCGGAGCAGCCGaccctgcagcagcagcaacagcggccgCCCGCGCTCAAAATCCCCACCAGCTGGGCGTCGCAGACGGCCGAGCCCGTCGCCAGTCACGTGCTCTCCAACCTATTCGCCGGTAGCGACTCGCCCGAATACCACTGCTCGTACTGCCCTTTCAGCACGCCAGTGCTGGCGCTACTGTTCGTGCACGAGCGCACGCACGTGGCCGGCCCCACCGTGCAGCCCGACCCGGAACCCGGGAAGGCACCGCAGCACTGCCCCATCTGCCTGCAGGAGCTGCAGGGCGAACCTCTGCACACGCACCTCCTGTCCCACCAGTTGGGAGGGCTGGTCAACCCGTTCGCGCCCGCCGCCTTCCCCGCGCCCAGGCCGTTCCCGCCTCTGCAGCCGGATGGAGACGCGGCCGACGCCGAAGCCAAGACGAAGTTCCGGTGCCCGCAGTGCTCGCGCGGCTTCAAGACTCGAGAGCTGTACCTGGCGCACGTCCAGAAGAAGCACGGCGCGGCTGCCGGCGACGGCGCGGACGGCAAGCTGCGGTGCGCGCAGTGCGACTTCAGGGCGGACAGCGCCGTGGCGCTCAAGAGACACGTGCGCCGCAGCCACCGCGAGCCGGaggcgggcgcgggcgcgggcgcgggcggGCCGGGTGCGCGGGTGCCGGCGTCCTACGCCGTGCCTGCGCCGCCGCAGGGCCCCGAGGGCGCACCCTTCATCATGCAGCCCTTCCTGCTGGAGGAGCCGCTGCACAGcgtgcgcgtgcacgccgccaagtTTGTGCCGTCGGTGGTGTTCCTGCCCGTCAAGGAGCGCCTCTCCGAGCCGCTCACCGTCTCATTCACGCTGACGCCGGCTTAG